The proteins below are encoded in one region of Gemmatimonadota bacterium:
- a CDS encoding phytanoyl-CoA dioxygenase family protein — protein MSDLLILTPEQKRAFDEDGFLFLKGFYGSREMKEMRGRFHDLVIRTEGRPQNMRYSFMEEPEGYQPDPFNPKNVVGMMDQTLADDYWFDQFTEPRIVSVMVDLLGPDLDFHNGKIRNKPPGFFCEQSWHQDWPYERHTIPDLAAAITYLDPTDFEAGATEVVPGSHREGEFPTYRGHSIADDLIAPERPVVLSAQPGDVAIIHVLVVHRAGHNYTQRGRHAIINEYKSAAAIDQWNNRCAFAGLPLARNRRLIMPRVHAG, from the coding sequence ATGTCCGATTTGTTGATTTTGACGCCAGAGCAGAAGCGCGCTTTTGACGAGGATGGATTCCTTTTTCTGAAGGGTTTTTACGGTTCCCGAGAAATGAAGGAGATGCGCGGCCGTTTCCACGATCTGGTCATCCGCACCGAAGGGCGCCCCCAAAATATGCGCTACAGTTTTATGGAGGAGCCCGAGGGGTATCAGCCCGATCCTTTTAATCCGAAGAATGTGGTGGGTATGATGGATCAGACGCTGGCGGATGACTACTGGTTCGATCAGTTTACCGAGCCGCGCATTGTTTCGGTTATGGTCGATCTTTTGGGGCCTGATCTGGATTTTCACAATGGGAAGATCCGCAATAAACCGCCGGGTTTTTTCTGCGAGCAGAGCTGGCATCAGGATTGGCCGTACGAGCGGCATACGATTCCAGATCTGGCTGCGGCAATCACGTATCTCGATCCCACTGATTTTGAGGCCGGTGCTACTGAGGTGGTGCCCGGTTCTCATCGCGAGGGTGAGTTTCCCACGTACAGGGGTCACTCGATTGCAGATGATTTGATTGCTCCCGAACGTCCGGTTGTTCTGAGCGCGCAACCCGGCGATGTGGCGATTATTCATGTGCTGGTCGTACACAGAGCTGGGCACAATTACACTCAGCGGGGCCGCCACGCCATTATTAACGAATACAAAAGTGCCGCGGCTATAGATCAGTGGAATAACCGCTGCGCTTTTGCCGGTTTGCCCCTGGCGCGCAACCGTCGCCTGATCATGCCGCGCGTACACGCTGGGTGA
- a CDS encoding amidohydrolase/deacetylase family metallohydrolase yields the protein MTYDLLIKSGTLVDPAEGLSSVRDVAFAGGRVAAVGEDLDTGDAREVIDAAGCVVTPGLIDIHVHVFAGVSHFGIEPDPTCLARGATTVVDAGSAGADIFPGFRKYVIDVSETRILAQMNISSQGMLTAEIGEFEIPEYADVDKACRMIEQHRDIVLGVKVRLTRNSIVSERSGMLPLHRAREAADAAGLPIMVHPQDAWCDSIDDILKVMKGGDILTHCFHDFPCGILDGEGRIRDSVLDAIERGIVFDVGHGAGSFSWGIVEAAMSQGVLPTTISSDLHIYNVNGPVYDLASVATKFLHLGLSMEEAISRVTSVPAEVIGMKGEVGTLAKGAFGDAVVFELREGAFRLEDSRGEVRTGRQNLVPVAVVKGGRIYTSRGR from the coding sequence ATGACGTACGATTTGCTCATCAAGAGCGGGACGCTGGTCGATCCGGCGGAAGGTCTCAGCAGCGTGCGGGATGTGGCGTTCGCAGGAGGCAGGGTTGCTGCTGTTGGGGAAGATCTGGATACGGGCGATGCCCGCGAGGTGATTGACGCTGCGGGTTGTGTGGTGACGCCGGGGCTGATCGATATTCACGTCCATGTGTTTGCCGGTGTCAGTCATTTTGGCATTGAACCCGACCCTACATGTCTTGCGCGAGGCGCGACGACTGTGGTCGATGCGGGATCTGCGGGTGCAGATATTTTTCCGGGGTTCCGGAAGTACGTGATCGATGTGAGTGAGACGCGGATTTTGGCACAGATGAATATCTCGTCTCAGGGTATGCTGACTGCCGAGATCGGCGAGTTCGAGATTCCCGAATACGCGGATGTCGATAAGGCATGCCGCATGATTGAACAGCACCGCGATATTGTTCTCGGGGTGAAGGTTCGGCTGACGCGGAATAGTATTGTCAGCGAGCGGTCCGGGATGTTGCCTTTGCATAGAGCGAGAGAGGCGGCAGACGCGGCTGGGCTGCCCATTATGGTACATCCGCAGGATGCGTGGTGCGATTCAATTGACGATATTTTGAAGGTGATGAAGGGCGGAGATATTTTGACGCATTGTTTTCACGATTTTCCGTGTGGGATTCTCGATGGCGAAGGTCGCATCCGCGATTCGGTTCTGGACGCGATTGAGCGGGGCATTGTGTTTGATGTGGGACACGGGGCGGGATCTTTTTCATGGGGGATTGTCGAGGCGGCGATGTCGCAGGGTGTTCTGCCGACTACGATTTCATCGGATCTGCATATTTACAATGTAAATGGTCCTGTTTACGATCTCGCGTCTGTGGCGACAAAGTTTTTGCATCTGGGTCTGTCGATGGAAGAGGCGATCTCGCGCGTGACATCTGTGCCTGCTGAGGTGATTGGGATGAAGGGCGAGGTGGGGACGCTGGCGAAAGGGGCATTTGGAGATGCTGTGGTGTTTGAGTTGCGAGAAGGGGCGTTTCGGCTTGAGGATTCGCGCGGAGAAGTTCGGACGGGTCGGCAGAATCTGGTGCCGGTTGCGGTTGTCAAGGGCGGTCGCATTTATACGTCTCGTGGGAGATAG